Proteins encoded by one window of Blautia luti:
- the trpE gene encoding anthranilate synthase component I yields MYPTLETIKQFAQKKEYRRIPLCRELYADRYTPVEVMRILRKASRHCYLLESASQTEVWGRYSFLGYEPSMEITCTDGTLKIRRTDAQGKAEETVKQVTHPGDTLREIIREYKTPVMENMPPFTGGLVGYFSYDYIKYSEPKLKLEGKEQQDFRDMDLMLFDQVIVFDHFKQKVLLITGVMTDDLEASYEAAVKKLEEMAQLIRNGEHMEFEPLELESEIRPKFPKEKYADMVEKAKHYIKEGDIFQVVLSNPMRAKATGSLFDTYRVLRATNPSPYMFYFSSDDIELAGASPETLAKLENGTLSTFPLAGTRPRGKTREEDKALEEGLLKDEKELAEHNMLVDLGRNDIGKISKIGTVKVEKYLCVERFSHVMHLGSTVTGIIRDDKDAVDAVDAILPAGTLSGAPKFRACQIIEELEQSKRGIYGGAIGYLDFAGNLDTCIAIRLVYKKNGEICIRSGAGIVADSVPEKEFQECCNKAKAVVQALEQAQEGLE; encoded by the coding sequence ATGTATCCAACATTAGAAACCATCAAACAGTTCGCACAGAAAAAAGAATACCGTCGCATTCCTTTGTGCAGAGAACTCTACGCAGACAGATACACACCGGTAGAAGTAATGCGCATCCTGCGAAAAGCCAGCCGCCACTGCTACCTGCTCGAAAGCGCCAGCCAGACAGAGGTATGGGGCAGATATTCTTTCCTGGGATATGAACCATCTATGGAAATCACCTGCACAGACGGTACCCTGAAGATCCGCAGAACAGATGCGCAGGGAAAAGCCGAAGAAACCGTAAAGCAGGTTACACATCCCGGCGATACCCTCCGTGAGATTATCCGTGAATATAAAACTCCTGTAATGGAAAATATGCCGCCATTTACCGGCGGACTGGTAGGATACTTCTCCTACGATTACATCAAATACAGCGAACCAAAGCTGAAACTTGAAGGCAAAGAACAGCAGGACTTCCGCGATATGGACTTAATGCTTTTCGACCAGGTCATCGTATTCGACCATTTCAAACAGAAAGTCCTACTGATCACTGGCGTAATGACAGATGATCTGGAAGCATCTTACGAAGCAGCAGTAAAGAAATTAGAGGAAATGGCACAGCTTATCCGAAACGGTGAACACATGGAATTCGAACCACTGGAACTTGAGTCCGAGATCCGGCCGAAGTTCCCGAAAGAAAAATACGCAGACATGGTGGAGAAAGCCAAACACTACATTAAAGAGGGCGATATTTTCCAGGTAGTACTTTCCAACCCGATGCGTGCGAAAGCAACCGGAAGCCTGTTTGATACCTACCGTGTTCTCCGGGCAACCAACCCGTCACCGTACATGTTCTACTTCTCCAGTGATGACATCGAACTTGCAGGTGCTTCCCCTGAAACACTTGCGAAACTGGAGAACGGCACTTTAAGCACATTCCCTCTGGCAGGAACCAGACCAAGAGGAAAAACAAGAGAAGAGGACAAAGCTCTTGAAGAGGGACTTCTCAAAGACGAGAAAGAACTGGCAGAGCACAACATGCTGGTAGACCTTGGCAGAAACGATATTGGAAAGATCAGCAAGATCGGAACCGTAAAAGTAGAGAAATATCTCTGCGTAGAACGTTTTTCCCATGTTATGCATCTGGGCTCCACAGTAACAGGAATCATCCGGGATGATAAAGATGCGGTAGACGCAGTAGATGCCATACTTCCGGCAGGAACCCTTTCCGGAGCACCGAAATTCAGAGCCTGCCAGATCATCGAAGAACTGGAACAGAGTAAACGAGGAATTTACGGCGGCGCCATCGGCTATCTGGATTTTGCAGGAAACCTGGATACCTGCATTGCCATCCGACTGGTCTACAAAAAGAACGGAGAGATCTGTATCCGCTCCGGAGCCGGAATCGTGGCAGACAGTGTTCCGGAAAAAGAATTCCAGGAATGCTGCAACAAGGCAAAAGCCGTGGTACAGGCACTTGAACAGGCACAGGAGGGATTAGAATGA
- a CDS encoding ATP-binding protein, which produces MIALRYFCGFSLQIFPYAFFCLYPFRDRFRLSTKKAMLMALSIFIVMVIPFSLIAQFNIGGDYKELISNAIFYIALLLFGMLYCFIIQAKTVEKLFVFFVVMSYGFFVTSTVTFLHRTFRFPSDHFMYPPLALILTLIINLLLAKPFLMLMERIRTMINADLESRIWKILCSLPALFILIASIAQFSSIINLSTNIIVHAMFVLFAVFAFMVYAVFFSVMEYIRSKQEEQRISERILENYRNQAENNEHILEIHHEIRHHMNALSSYLKQEDYAGARQYIQKFTEEAEQLPFVTYTANALVNSILSEFAERASRYKAIVEYSIIIGRRLNMEDIDLCRMLTNILENAVEGCQKVSEGQRIIRLNLHSKGNFLFIKCENSCNEDNLRITNGKYKSSKKNSDRHGYGLKIINGIAEKYNGILSVQVRGGFFAVTTTLCLDENNE; this is translated from the coding sequence ATGATAGCATTGCGTTATTTCTGCGGATTTTCTCTTCAGATTTTTCCTTATGCATTTTTCTGTTTGTATCCATTCCGGGATCGTTTCCGCCTAAGCACAAAAAAGGCAATGCTCATGGCACTGTCCATTTTTATTGTAATGGTCATTCCGTTTTCTCTTATCGCACAGTTCAACATCGGCGGTGATTACAAAGAGCTGATCTCGAATGCTATTTTTTATATTGCCCTGTTACTGTTCGGAATGTTGTACTGCTTTATCATCCAGGCGAAAACAGTAGAAAAACTGTTTGTATTTTTTGTTGTAATGAGCTACGGATTCTTTGTTACAAGTACTGTTACTTTTTTGCACCGTACTTTCCGGTTCCCATCCGATCATTTTATGTATCCGCCCCTTGCACTGATTCTCACACTTATCATAAATCTGCTTCTTGCGAAACCATTTCTCATGCTGATGGAGCGAATCCGTACTATGATCAACGCTGATCTGGAATCACGCATCTGGAAGATTCTCTGCTCCCTCCCTGCTTTGTTTATTCTAATTGCCAGTATTGCACAATTCTCAAGCATAATAAATCTTTCCACCAATATAATTGTACATGCTATGTTTGTATTGTTTGCAGTATTTGCTTTCATGGTATATGCCGTATTCTTCAGTGTCATGGAATACATCCGCAGTAAACAGGAAGAACAGAGGATTTCCGAGCGCATACTGGAAAACTACCGGAATCAGGCAGAAAACAATGAACATATTCTGGAAATACACCATGAGATCCGGCATCATATGAATGCCCTGTCCTCCTATCTTAAACAGGAAGACTATGCAGGTGCCAGACAGTATATACAGAAATTTACTGAAGAAGCCGAGCAGCTTCCTTTTGTCACCTACACAGCCAATGCTCTGGTCAATTCCATCCTTTCAGAATTTGCAGAACGTGCCAGCCGTTATAAAGCCATAGTGGAGTACAGTATTATCATTGGCAGAAGGCTCAACATGGAAGACATTGATTTGTGCCGGATGTTGACAAATATATTGGAAAATGCCGTAGAAGGGTGTCAGAAGGTTTCTGAAGGACAGCGGATCATCCGGCTGAATCTCCATTCAAAGGGAAATTTTCTGTTTATTAAATGTGAAAACTCCTGCAATGAGGATAACTTGAGAATCACGAATGGAAAATATAAATCCAGTAAAAAGAACAGTGACAGACACGGTTACGGTCTTAAGATCATCAATGGAATCGCCGAAAAATACAATGGTATACTGAGCGTACAGGTACGTGGTGGCTTTTTTGCTGTAACAACAACGCTTTGTCTTGACGAAAATAACGAATAA
- a CDS encoding HD domain-containing phosphohydrolase — translation MNKINTPARQGPRYIFYFLMFAILGWFIFMQIFGADERSVDRLSSSVLYSGTFTWEKSDGTTQKISIPGDYDVPAGETMVITTILPEDFDAGTVAIRSSLQDVNIYVDGSLRTRYTTRETRLVGKNSASRYIFCPTSQADAGKELRIELTTYTSNYSGIVNQVFCGDKADIWQTILNKYGFATYIALFILFAGTIGILFSLTLGMVYHKHFDMEYLSWCMVMGAVWMLGESNLRQILVPNASALGSLCFVMILLCPIPLLLYADCVQHGLHHRLYCWIGGAALLDFAICTLLTTADIADYIETLPIGQIILIGTFLIIFIHLCLYTHASQDQTDHLLLLGLLIAMLCVAVESASVYFITNLSGVFIGIGMLILLFISILRTIRNIKNMEKTRQQQELEKKQKQTEEMSLQMMQTLSTTIEAKDEYTCGHSHRVAEYAALIAAELGWSPEQIQQLKHAAYLHDIGKIGIPEQILNKPSRLTDEEFNLIKQHTIIGAEILKDITFIPYIIEVSRSHHERYDGCGYPDGLKGTDIPVHARIVAVADSYDAMNSRRIYRNALPPEIIREELEKNRGKQFDPQITDIFLKLLDEKRVVFHNIRTQEITASPEADLTINKFISEVVSTIKNQEDSKNYDFLTGLPMRSLGERLIAEFMQEHDGCLIFLDMDNLKKINDVHGHKAGDRALRNLGTLLSRYTANGIACRLGGDEFLLFLPDVSAETASKLMTRLFHHFHSIADADPEIKDAALSAGLYMCTTRDTFADCYTKADKALYNVKQNGKNHFSFYQQVSHPSSDSLGTVRDLQQVANTLRKSGRYAGALDLNYRDFSRQYEYMHQLIIRSGNHCYLVMVTLEATSDTLAHIEETEQTLSHMEQAIQNTIRRVDICTRYSSMQYLIILFQPVESQIPNIMERIFMQYYKQAKSTNFLPTYKYLSMTENNMDTNQ, via the coding sequence TTGAACAAGATAAACACCCCTGCCCGACAGGGACCAAGATATATTTTCTATTTTCTAATGTTCGCCATTCTTGGATGGTTTATTTTCATGCAGATTTTTGGTGCCGATGAGCGCTCTGTTGACAGACTTTCTTCCTCAGTTCTTTATTCCGGTACTTTCACTTGGGAAAAATCAGACGGTACCACACAGAAGATTTCCATTCCAGGTGATTACGATGTTCCGGCCGGAGAAACTATGGTAATCACCACAATTCTTCCAGAAGATTTTGACGCTGGTACTGTGGCGATCCGTTCTTCTTTACAGGATGTGAACATCTACGTTGACGGTTCCCTGAGAACACGCTATACCACCAGAGAAACACGTCTGGTTGGAAAAAATTCCGCCAGCCGCTATATTTTCTGCCCGACCTCACAGGCAGATGCCGGCAAGGAGCTTCGCATTGAGCTGACTACATATACCTCCAACTATTCCGGCATCGTCAATCAGGTGTTCTGCGGTGACAAGGCGGATATCTGGCAGACAATTCTCAATAAATACGGATTTGCCACTTACATAGCTCTTTTTATCTTGTTTGCCGGGACTATCGGCATACTTTTCAGTTTAACGCTGGGCATGGTATATCACAAGCATTTTGACATGGAATACCTCAGCTGGTGTATGGTTATGGGTGCTGTCTGGATGCTGGGCGAGTCCAATCTCAGACAGATTCTTGTTCCTAATGCCTCAGCCCTTGGCTCCCTATGCTTTGTAATGATCCTGCTTTGCCCTATTCCGCTTCTCCTTTATGCAGACTGTGTACAGCATGGACTTCACCATCGGCTTTACTGCTGGATCGGCGGTGCTGCACTTCTGGACTTCGCCATCTGCACCCTTCTCACAACTGCAGATATTGCGGATTATATTGAAACTCTTCCTATTGGACAGATCATCCTGATTGGAACCTTTTTAATAATATTTATACATCTTTGCCTGTATACCCACGCAAGTCAGGATCAGACAGATCATCTTCTGCTTCTGGGTCTGTTGATTGCTATGCTCTGTGTTGCCGTAGAATCTGCTTCTGTATATTTTATCACAAACCTGTCCGGTGTCTTTATTGGTATTGGCATGCTGATTCTTCTCTTTATCAGCATACTCCGAACCATTCGAAATATAAAAAATATGGAAAAAACACGCCAGCAGCAGGAACTGGAAAAAAAGCAGAAACAAACAGAAGAAATGTCCTTGCAGATGATGCAGACACTTTCCACGACCATTGAGGCAAAAGATGAATACACCTGCGGACATTCCCACAGGGTAGCGGAATATGCTGCACTGATCGCAGCAGAGCTTGGATGGTCCCCGGAACAGATTCAGCAGCTGAAGCACGCTGCCTATCTTCACGATATCGGAAAGATCGGTATTCCGGAACAGATTTTAAACAAGCCCTCCCGTCTTACAGATGAAGAATTCAATCTGATCAAACAGCATACCATTATCGGCGCGGAAATACTAAAGGACATCACCTTTATCCCATACATTATTGAAGTTTCCCGCAGCCACCACGAACGTTATGACGGATGCGGCTATCCGGACGGACTGAAAGGAACTGACATTCCAGTCCATGCCCGTATTGTTGCTGTTGCAGACAGCTATGATGCCATGAATTCCCGCCGCATCTATCGAAATGCCCTGCCGCCTGAAATAATCAGAGAAGAACTTGAAAAAAACCGCGGCAAACAGTTTGACCCTCAGATTACAGATATATTCCTGAAACTATTAGATGAAAAACGTGTTGTTTTCCACAATATCCGCACACAGGAAATAACAGCCTCACCAGAGGCTGACCTCACCATTAACAAATTCATTTCAGAAGTAGTCAGCACCATAAAGAACCAGGAGGATTCAAAGAATTATGATTTCCTGACCGGTCTTCCCATGAGAAGCCTTGGAGAACGGCTTATTGCAGAATTCATGCAGGAACATGACGGCTGTCTTATTTTCCTTGATATGGATAATCTGAAGAAAATCAATGACGTTCATGGACACAAGGCCGGTGACCGCGCCTTAAGGAATCTGGGAACCCTGCTTTCCCGCTATACAGCTAACGGTATCGCCTGCCGTCTTGGTGGAGATGAATTTCTTCTGTTTCTGCCAGACGTAAGTGCCGAAACTGCGTCGAAACTGATGACACGGCTTTTCCACCACTTTCATTCCATTGCAGACGCCGATCCCGAGATCAAAGATGCTGCACTGTCTGCCGGTTTGTATATGTGCACTACCCGCGATACCTTTGCAGACTGTTATACCAAAGCAGATAAGGCATTATACAATGTGAAGCAAAATGGTAAAAATCACTTTTCCTTTTATCAGCAGGTCAGCCACCCCTCTTCCGATTCACTTGGTACTGTCAGGGATCTTCAGCAGGTGGCAAACACGCTTCGCAAAAGCGGCAGATATGCAGGTGCTCTTGATCTGAATTACCGGGATTTTTCCAGACAGTATGAGTATATGCATCAGCTCATTATCCGAAGCGGAAACCACTGCTATCTGGTAATGGTCACACTGGAAGCCACTTCGGACACTCTCGCTCATATTGAGGAAACTGAACAGACTCTTTCTCATATGGAGCAGGCTATCCAAAACACCATCCGGCGTGTGGATATCTGTACCAGATACAGTTCCATGCAATACCTGATCATCCTGTTTCAGCCGGTTGAATCTCAGATTCCCAATATTATGGAACGTATTTTTATGCAATACTATAAACAGGCAAAAAGCACTAACTTTCTTCCAACATACAAATATCTGTCTATGACGGAAAATAATATGGATACCAATCAATAA
- a CDS encoding LytR/AlgR family response regulator transcription factor, with amino-acid sequence MYHIVICDDEPIFLTQISEMIIDILASMGESCEIRKYTSISELKNTLQNIPKSCDILILDIMLGENNGISFAECLRDTGKQIPVIFISSSKEFVFDAYSAEPVGYILKPVSRQKLAEALTRAIRHLIPKSIIIDTPSRTVSFHIRDITYIEIINKELQIHLQDGTVTKIYKSLSAVREILPKDIFVQCHRCYIVSLYAVRSIRRFEITLNNHEIIPVSKYSYRDVQEQLQQYAAKWF; translated from the coding sequence ATGTACCATATTGTCATCTGTGATGATGAACCGATTTTTTTAACACAGATATCAGAAATGATCATCGATATTTTAGCATCCATGGGAGAATCCTGCGAGATTCGAAAATATACTTCTATTTCAGAATTAAAAAATACATTGCAGAATATTCCCAAAAGCTGTGACATTCTGATTCTTGATATTATGCTGGGTGAAAACAATGGGATCAGCTTTGCAGAATGTCTCCGTGACACCGGAAAACAAATTCCCGTTATCTTCATTTCCAGCAGTAAGGAATTTGTATTCGATGCATATTCTGCTGAACCTGTAGGTTATATCCTCAAGCCGGTCAGCCGTCAAAAACTTGCAGAAGCACTAACCCGTGCAATCCGACATCTGATCCCGAAGTCCATTATAATCGACACTCCGTCCAGAACTGTATCCTTTCATATCAGGGATATTACCTATATTGAAATAATCAATAAAGAACTGCAGATTCACCTTCAGGACGGTACTGTCACGAAGATATATAAATCCCTTTCTGCAGTCCGTGAAATTCTGCCGAAAGATATTTTCGTGCAATGTCACAGATGCTACATTGTTTCTCTGTATGCTGTCCGTTCAATCAGACGCTTTGAAATCACACTGAATAATCATGAAATAATTCCGGTCAGCAAATACAGCTACCGGGATGTCCAGGAACAATTACAGCAATACGCTGCAAAATGGTTTTAA
- a CDS encoding uracil-xanthine permease family protein codes for MEKQEKNTVTPYDLDGRPPLKLAIPLGLQHVLAMFVGNLTPLLIITAACGIEAGGELQVALLQNAMLIAGIVTLVQVFTIGPVGGKLPIVMGTSSGFIGVCQSAAGVMGNGVVAYGAIMAASFIGGLFETVLGSFLKPLRKFFPSVVTGTVVLSIGLSLIAVGISSFGGGSSAKDYGSLENLFVGFVVLVVIVVLKHGTKGFTSFASILIGIIVGYVLVSIMAAVLPTTFTYVDDAGATVEATKSWVLNWDKVASASWFAVPKIMPVKWVFDARAIVPICIMFIVTAVETVGDISGITEGGLGREATDKELSGGVMCDGLGSSLAAVFGVLPNTSFSQNVGLVAMNKVVNRFSIATGGIFLIACGLFPKLAALISIMPQSVLGGAAVMMFSSIVVSGIQLITKWPVTPRNVTIVSVALGLGYGLGANSAVLAHMPQAITLIFGGSGIVPAALFAIILNIVLPPDEKSEVEIAEEILDMKRKETQKK; via the coding sequence ATGGAGAAACAAGAGAAAAACACAGTAACACCCTACGACCTTGATGGAAGGCCGCCACTGAAGCTGGCGATTCCTCTTGGTTTGCAGCATGTGCTGGCCATGTTCGTAGGTAACCTTACACCGCTTCTGATCATCACAGCAGCCTGTGGCATCGAAGCCGGCGGAGAACTGCAGGTAGCACTTCTGCAGAACGCCATGCTAATCGCAGGTATTGTAACATTGGTTCAGGTATTTACCATAGGACCTGTGGGTGGTAAACTCCCCATCGTTATGGGAACCAGTTCCGGTTTTATTGGCGTATGCCAGAGTGCTGCAGGAGTCATGGGTAATGGAGTGGTTGCGTATGGTGCAATTATGGCGGCATCCTTTATCGGCGGTCTTTTTGAAACTGTACTGGGAAGCTTCCTAAAACCACTGAGAAAATTTTTTCCGTCAGTTGTAACAGGAACCGTTGTATTATCAATCGGTCTTTCGCTGATTGCTGTTGGTATCAGTTCTTTTGGAGGCGGAAGTTCCGCTAAGGACTACGGTTCTCTGGAGAATCTGTTTGTAGGCTTTGTAGTTCTGGTTGTAATTGTCGTATTAAAACATGGAACAAAAGGATTTACAAGCTTTGCATCAATTCTGATCGGTATTATCGTTGGATATGTGCTGGTAAGTATTATGGCGGCAGTTCTTCCTACCACATTTACCTATGTGGATGATGCAGGTGCAACAGTAGAAGCTACCAAATCCTGGGTTCTTAACTGGGATAAAGTAGCAAGCGCATCCTGGTTTGCAGTGCCGAAGATCATGCCTGTCAAATGGGTATTTGATGCAAGGGCAATCGTTCCGATCTGCATCATGTTTATTGTAACAGCTGTAGAGACTGTCGGTGATATTTCCGGTATCACAGAGGGCGGTCTTGGAAGAGAAGCTACAGACAAAGAGCTTTCCGGCGGCGTTATGTGTGATGGCCTTGGATCTTCACTGGCGGCAGTATTTGGCGTACTTCCGAATACTTCTTTCAGCCAGAACGTAGGGCTGGTTGCAATGAACAAGGTTGTAAACCGTTTCTCAATTGCAACAGGCGGTATTTTCCTTATCGCATGTGGTCTGTTTCCGAAGCTTGCGGCACTGATCTCCATCATGCCTCAGAGTGTACTGGGCGGTGCGGCAGTTATGATGTTCTCATCTATTGTTGTCAGCGGTATCCAGCTTATCACAAAATGGCCGGTAACTCCGAGAAACGTAACAATTGTCTCCGTTGCACTTGGTCTTGGCTATGGACTTGGGGCAAACTCAGCAGTCCTTGCACATATGCCGCAGGCGATCACACTGATCTTTGGTGGTTCAGGAATTGTACCTGCAGCACTGTTTGCTATCATTCTGAATATTGTGCTTCCACCGGATGAGAAATCCGAAGTTGAGATCGCAGAAGAGATTCTTGACATGAAGAGAAAAGAGACACAGAAGAAATAG